Below is a genomic region from Miniphocaeibacter halophilus.
TGATAGAAAAATGCTGGTAAACGAAATAAATACCTCGCCTGGTATGACTAACCACTCAATGACAACTATGTTGTGGAAAGTAACAGATAATTCTGAATTTTCAGATTTACTTGATAGATTAATAGCTTACGCTATTAAAAGATACGAAAAAAATAAAACTTTAGTTAAGGAAATATAGAATATGATAGAAAAAAATCTAATTGATATTGCAAATATGTGCTCAGGAAAAATATATAATGTAGCCCATAATGAAATACCTATTAAAGGAATTTCCACCGACTCACGTACTGTTGAAAGGGGAAATTTATTTATACCTTTAGTTGGTGATAATTTTGACGGCCATGAATATGCTCTTTCAGCTATTGAAAAAGGAGCATCAGCTATACTTTGGGAGAAAAAAAGATTTTTACCAGACAATAATATTCCAGTAGTTTTAGTTGATGATACTTACAAGGCCATGATAGAACTTGCTAAAAATTATAGATTGTCTTTAGATTGTAAAGTTATTGCTATTACAGGTTCTAATGGAAAAACAACTACAAAGGATATTTTATCAAGTATATTAAAGGAAAAATTTAAAGTACAAAAAACTCAAAAAAACTTTAATAATGAAATAGGTTTACCTAAAACAATTTTAGCATTAGATGAAGATGCAGAAGTTGCAGTACTTGAACTTGGTACTGAAGATTTTGGAGAAATATCTTTCTTAACCGATATTTGTAAACCCGATATAGCCTTAATTACAAATATTGGAGACTCTCATTTATTAAAATTAAAAACCAGGGAAAATATTGCCAGGGCTAAACTGGAAATTTTAGAAGGCTTAAAGGCTGACGGCATATTCTTTTATAATGGCGATGATGTTACATTAAAAGAAGTTGTAAAAGAATTTATTTTACCGGAAAGAACCTTTACTTATGGACTTAACCAAGATAATGACTATGTAATAGAACCTTTAAGCTATGACGGTTCTGGAGTAACTTTTTCCCTAGAAGATCATCTGTATACCGTTCCACTACTTGGAAATCATCAAGTTTATAACGGTGGTATTTCCATTATTATATCTGAATTCTTTGGACTTGATTATTCCACTATAGCCAAGGGTTTAAAAGATATTAATTTAACAGGTATGCGAAACGAATTAATTCACCTTCCAGGCTTTGATATTTTAAACGATAGCTATAAATCAAATCCTCAAAGTTTGGATTCCTGTTTAGATATTGTCTATACTTTAAAAAATTATGACAGGAAAATTGCAGTAATTGGGGATATGTTGGACTTAGGTAAAAATGAAGTTGTAATACATGAAAAAATTGGAGAAGAAATAAATCCTGATAAAATAGACTTTCTCTTCGTTGTCGGAGACCTAGCCTATAATATATTTAAAAAAGCAAAGGATAATTTTCCTGAGGACCACGCTTTTCACTTTGACAGTAGAGATGAATTAATTAAAACCCTGACTAAATATATAATTCCTAATACCCTTGTAATGGTAAAGGCTTCAAGGGGTATGCGTCTGGAATATATAGTAGAATCATTAAAAGAATACTCTAAACTATGATGATATTTATAGATGGAGATAGTTGTCCTGTAATAAAAAACACAATAAAGATTGCAAAAGAAAATAATATTGAAACTACCATTGTTAAAGATTATAATCACCAATTAAATATAGACTATGGCAATATAGTAACTGTTTCACAAGAGCCGGATGCTGCCGATATTTACATTTTAAATAATATATCAAAAAAAGACATACTTGTAACTAACGATATTGGACTTGCTTCAATAGCTTTAAGTAAAAAAGCTAAGGTCATTGGTTTTAGTGGTAATATAATCAATAACAATAATATAGATTTTCTTCTATTTAATAGACATATTAATAAATTAAATAGAAAAAACAACATTTTCAATACTAGAATTAAAAAAAGAAATAAAAATGATGACTTAACTTTTGAAAAGTCTCTTTACAAATTAATAAGTGAAGCTTAAAACAGAAGTATTTTTCAAAAAAATATTTCTGTTTTTATATTAAATATAAAATTATTTTGAAAAAAATTAAATTTTTTTATATAAAGCTATGCTTTTAGCCTTACAATATTGTATAATATGTAAATACAATAAAAAGAAGGAGCTTTTAACAATATGCTAATAGGAGTTTTAAAAGAAATAAAGAATAACGAAGATCGTGTAGCATTAACACCTGCTGGTGCTATGGCATTAGTTAATGCTGGACACGAAGTATTAATAGAAAAAGATGCTGGTTTAGAATCAGGTTTTCCAAATAAAGAATATGAAGAAGTAGGAGCTAAAATCATAGATAATCCCGAAATAGTTTGGAACACTGAAATGGTTATAAAAGTTAAAGAACCAACAGAAGAAGAATATAAATTTTTACGTGAAGGTTTAATTTTATTTTCCTATTTCCATTTAGCCCCTAACAGTGAATTAACCGATGTTTTTTTAGATAAAAAAATTACAACCGTTGCCTATGAAACTGTACAATTACCTAATGGTAGCCTACCTTTGTTAACACCTATGTCCGAAGTTGCAGGACGTATGGCAACACAAATTGGTACTCAATACCTTCAAAAAACAAATAAGGGTTCAGGAATCCTTTTAGCTGGCGTTCCCGGTGTTGAACGTGGAAAGGTAACTATTATTGGCGGTGGTGTTTCCGGATTAAATGCAGCTAAAGTTGCTATAGGA
It encodes:
- a CDS encoding UDP-N-acetylmuramoyl-tripeptide--D-alanyl-D-alanine ligase, translating into MIEKNLIDIANMCSGKIYNVAHNEIPIKGISTDSRTVERGNLFIPLVGDNFDGHEYALSAIEKGASAILWEKKRFLPDNNIPVVLVDDTYKAMIELAKNYRLSLDCKVIAITGSNGKTTTKDILSSILKEKFKVQKTQKNFNNEIGLPKTILALDEDAEVAVLELGTEDFGEISFLTDICKPDIALITNIGDSHLLKLKTRENIARAKLEILEGLKADGIFFYNGDDVTLKEVVKEFILPERTFTYGLNQDNDYVIEPLSYDGSGVTFSLEDHLYTVPLLGNHQVYNGGISIIISEFFGLDYSTIAKGLKDINLTGMRNELIHLPGFDILNDSYKSNPQSLDSCLDIVYTLKNYDRKIAVIGDMLDLGKNEVVIHEKIGEEINPDKIDFLFVVGDLAYNIFKKAKDNFPEDHAFHFDSRDELIKTLTKYIIPNTLVMVKASRGMRLEYIVESLKEYSKL
- a CDS encoding DUF188 domain-containing protein, which translates into the protein MMIFIDGDSCPVIKNTIKIAKENNIETTIVKDYNHQLNIDYGNIVTVSQEPDAADIYILNNISKKDILVTNDIGLASIALSKKAKVIGFSGNIINNNNIDFLLFNRHINKLNRKNNIFNTRIKKRNKNDDLTFEKSLYKLISEA
- the ald gene encoding alanine dehydrogenase: MLIGVLKEIKNNEDRVALTPAGAMALVNAGHEVLIEKDAGLESGFPNKEYEEVGAKIIDNPEIVWNTEMVIKVKEPTEEEYKFLREGLILFSYFHLAPNSELTDVFLDKKITTVAYETVQLPNGSLPLLTPMSEVAGRMATQIGTQYLQKTNKGSGILLAGVPGVERGKVTIIGGGVSGLNAAKVAIGLGARVTILDIKTSRLAELENIFGNGIQTLISNPYTIKKSVAEADLVIGAVLVPGKRAPILVTEEMVKSMRPGSVIVDIAIDQGGIFETTDRVGTHDNPTYIKHGIIHYAITNMPGAVPRTSTYALTNSTLPYALEIANKGILKAASENSAIYKGVNTINGKLTIKQVADDQQKIYTPLSSLL